In Ovis canadensis isolate MfBH-ARS-UI-01 breed Bighorn chromosome 15, ARS-UI_OviCan_v2, whole genome shotgun sequence, the genomic stretch caataattaatttatttatttttacagggTGATACATCCACTTGAACTCAATGTTTAATCCCTGCTTATTCCCTCATTGCAAATAATTTTAGGATTCAATATACCCTTCTAAGAAACAGATAGGAGGGTATAATTGTGTGGACTTTATATTCACTATATACTGCCTTtagaacaaaaacaataaaagctgAAATGTCAGGGCCACTATCAGATTTAGATTTATACAGGGTTCAggtaaaaaatgtgactgaaattACCATGTTTATATTGATGGGGTTTACAGATGATTTTGACGTTCAAATTTTTCTATTCTTACTATTTCTAGCAACCTATCTTTTTACACTGATAGGGAATTTGGGATTGGTTTCCTTGGTCATTGTGGATTCCAGGCTCCACAATCCTATGTACTATTTTCTGAGTGTGTTATCATTCTTGGATGCCTGCTGTTCTTCAGTTGTCACTCCAAAAATGATAGTCAATTTCCTGgtggaaaataaaactatttcataTCCTGAGTGTGTAACACAGACACTTCTTTTAGTTACTTTTGGGACCACAGAGTGCTTTCTTCTGGCTGCAATGGCCTATgatcgctatgtggccatctACGACCCCCTCCTGTATTCAGTCAGCATGGCACCCAGAGTCTACGTGCCACTCATCATTGCTTCCTATGTGGGTGGCATCTTGCATGCTACTGTACACACAGTGGCCACTTTCAGCCTCTCCTTCTGTGCCTCCAGTGAAATCAGACATGTCTTCTGTGACATCCCTCCCCTCCTCGCTATTTCTTGCTCTGACACTCACACGAACCAGCTTCTGCTCTTTTGCCTTGTGGGCTCTATTGAGATGGTCACTGTCCTGATTGTCCTCATCTCCTATGGCTTCATTCTGCTGGCCATTCTGAGGATGCGTTCcgctgaaggcagaaggaaagtcTTTTCTACATGTGGCTCTCACCTAACGGGAGTGTCCATTTACCATGGGACCATCCTCTTCATGTACTTGAGACCAAGTTCCAGCTATGCTTTAGACCATGACATGATTGTGTCAATATTTTATAGCATTGTGATTCCCATGCTAAATCCTGTCATCTACAGTTTAAGGAACAAAGATGTCAAAGAGGCAATCAGAAGAGTGTTTGGGAAAAAATCAGTTTGTTCATAAAGTACATTTTCACACTAAACACTGAGGTGAAGAAATTAAGACTTATGTTATTGTCTCCATATAAAAAGGTTACAACATTTCAGGATACAAGATTTCAGGATATTTGTATCTTCAGGatacaagatttttattttttattttatgccttttatttcttcttggataTTTCATAAAAAAAGATTATGGTCAACAAGCAACTGTGTAGTTTTTGCAGATGAGGATAGTGATCATCCATCGGTTTCTTAATGAGTTTATAAACATATGCACAccccaaaatatacatatacactaacatatatacatatatatgctgatAACTGGTGATATACTTTTGCCAAAGCTGCCATAACAAACCTCATAACACTGTGTGGCTGAACAGcacaaatgtattttctcaccGTCCTGGATGCTTTGTGTTTGAAATCAAGGTGTATCCAGGGTTTTTTCCTTCTGAGGCTTCTCTCATCAACATACACAATCATTTTGAATTAAGGCCCCACCCTACACTTGCCCCCTcaaagaccctatttctaaaTTCAGTGACAGACTGAGGTAAGGAGTTTAGGACTTCAACAGGCAAATATTGGATTTACTTATACCCACACATAGAAGCATGTATAAACCATCATTTTCTCACAAAATACAGAGTCTTGGTGTTAGCATTTATCAATAATGTTCATGaactaaagaattaaagaaaagcaCAACTCAAGAATAACATACAAGTACCTGCTAAACAGTTCCCTTACCCCACTAAGCTGCAGAACATCTATATGGGTTTCTCTCCATTCCTGGTCCCAACTCAGCTTTGGCTCAGTTTTCCCTTGACACCCCTACCTTCTACTAATAAAGGATTCAAATTCCCAACTTGAGTGCTATATACACgacttcaaattttcttttttaaaaaatttttttcttttttaaatataaatttatttactttaattggaggttaattacttactGAGACTTCAAATTTTCTGTGTCTGCCCTTATCTCCTATACCTACAGAGATGAGTTTGCTAAAAACACAACTAATATCAGCTGGCCTTGTATAGTACCTACTGTTTAAAGAGAGGGAATTGACTGGGGAAAATTTAAAACAAGGgacctaaaaattaaaacagtaaatCTGTATGGCCAAGAGGAGTGGTGTTGCGCTCTGATCTTCCCACTGGAGATGACCACGCAGACAAGGCAGATAAGCCAGCATTGCCTGAGGGGAGGGTTACGGCCTCTTCTGAGGCTGCCATTGTCTGCTTCACTGCACATGTTCTTCAGGACCCACCCCAACTGCCTCTCTTTGCTTCTAGACCTGTATACATGTGTCCCAGGAGTCCCCAGAAGGTGAGACCCCAGTGGAGTGACCCATGAACTGTGCCCATGTGTAGGTATGCCACGCTCTGTCAGTGCTGAGTCTCTGATTTTCAAAGAGCATCATATGGGGACCATGTATGGTTATTAATAGTAAGGAGTCATGGTGGAAGGAATGTAATGTTAGATTAGGCCAAACATTGGTATGGACCAAATTAGCAGAGATTCTTATTTTAGGCCACAGTTTTGGAAGTTAAAAAGGACTGCAACATGTTTCATTGgtgagtgccggggtccagccccggtggatccagggcaATTCGAATGGGAGATGGAGTTGGCATTctaggaaaaagctatttaattagaaatataaagagaggttAGAAAataatagtgtagtaggaaaattagtagagaaaaagaggctgaataacttggtttacgtggaacaccaataaaactccaagacaaggaatttgcatcatctacgtaggccaccggcactcacttgaatagcagagggtgccccacccTGGGCTCCCTCTGgcttgggtcttagaagccagggcaagtaagtagacatggcgagcacccacgctccagatgggaattcagccagaaggggaaagaaagaatgacacagGGGAAtccgtctttccagaaactgatcagttttctttattttcagatttgcttatatactttttgttatacatagggatgaatacagagtcacgcggggtcagcagacctgacccttgtcaaaatcaggtgcttcatataaaattatacaaaggtcttaggggttttacatcatcttctggccatgaggcctgctgacattttctggccctttctgataatggtcagtcaaccacaaaacttattttttccaggggtgattttttcttaaactaggcaccaccctccaaaggcaccagataaagttgcattcctatagggtgagggtacaGGGAGTTATAATCAAGCAcagaatttacttagcctaaggtttaacatgattattcttaaaggttaatacttatttctcctatatgatagttatatatttatataagggaaaggaatatggagacttagcagcaaatattggcccaacaaatgaaaacccttcaccggTATAATTTCtgaccaacccattatactatactaataattttctaacttctcaagaGTCTCTATTTAGAGAGTTTAAAgtatctcatgcctctcacagttgggaggctgtaaaatATCACAGCCTGGCCAGatgaacctgctcaggcaggctagagaactttcagaggagtctgtaagttgaaacac encodes the following:
- the LOC138420698 gene encoding olfactory receptor 5T1-like gives rise to the protein MSGPLSDLDLYRVQVKNVTEITMFILMGFTDDFDVQIFLFLLFLATYLFTLIGNLGLVSLVIVDSRLHNPMYYFLSVLSFLDACCSSVVTPKMIVNFLVENKTISYPECVTQTLLLVTFGTTECFLLAAMAYDRYVAIYDPLLYSVSMAPRVYVPLIIASYVGGILHATVHTVATFSLSFCASSEIRHVFCDIPPLLAISCSDTHTNQLLLFCLVGSIEMVTVLIVLISYGFILLAILRMRSAEGRRKVFSTCGSHLTGVSIYHGTILFMYLRPSSSYALDHDMIVSIFYSIVIPMLNPVIYSLRNKDVKEAIRRVFGKKSVCS